A single genomic interval of Dromiciops gliroides isolate mDroGli1 chromosome 1, mDroGli1.pri, whole genome shotgun sequence harbors:
- the LOC122728875 gene encoding histone-lysine N-methyltransferase 2D-like isoform X1: MCSLGSGGRPRTGSAPKALGSLPSGGHCIPRRGSPCLGLSLSRQASKLRVPGSLPGPANTPSQKPADWPDQAKDVPLGDPGPSCFQDEYVWRLSQLLGSVPPSQEELSPCGSESICTEDFEAYFQEAMVEATPPSGARTGSPESLGGHISRVSQGPPPQPLSSRKHQQPPEEKGAPSQESSQALPEDPSPRLGPAALGTARGRSLLQLGGSFPEKWRPKRDPGVGPARRQHGDPGEPSPHTESRNAQQPLTPSPHDRRVHWDCELPPDLLPNDPARRQLSRPLAVPFSSGPQDPRLCLAQARGNLSASLWEPGSLLPSCLLGYRAPGSQKEEPRLSHRKGLKKEQETPGDPKPWKWSKKLESMKDGGPSQLGVMGATNTKLKEVQADSGKSGRPQQLIPQTPASVDTPRPGSPGLGLPLLGALIEVARRRLWDVDREAEALLEAVRELQRNRVGAGTWGALGEKGKPCSGSCNHNEAVLQRQSCPGTWLCGLPHPPEGPEMPS; the protein is encoded by the exons ATGTGCAGCCTGGGCTCGGGGGGCAGGCCACGTACCGGATCGGCGCCG AAAGCACTTGGATCTCTGCCCTCAGGAGGCCATTGCATCCCCAGGCGGGGATCCCCCTGCCTGGGGCTCAGCCTCTCTCGACAGGCCTCCAAGTTGAGGGTTCCAGGTTCTCTCCCGGGCCCTGCCAACACCCCCAGCCAGAAGCCAG CTGACTGGCCTGACCAAGCCAAGGATGTCCCACTGGGGGATCCTGGCCCATCCTGCTTCCAAGATGAATATGTCTGGAGGCTGAGCCAGCTCTTGGGCTCAGTGCCTCCCAGTCAAGAAGAGCTTAGTCCCTGCGGCTCAGAATCCATCTGTACAGAAGACTTCGAAGCCTACTTCCAGGAGGCCATGGTGGAGGCTACGCCACCTTCAGGGGCCCGCACCGGGAGCCCTGAGTCCTTGGGGGGCCACATCTCCCGGGTCAGCCAGGGgcctcctccccagcccctcaGCTCCAGGAAGCACCAGCAGCCCCCCGAGGAGAAGGGAGCTCCTAGCCAGGAAAGCTCCCAGGCACTCCCAGAGGACCCCAGCCCCAGGTTGGGCCCAGCAGCACTGGGCACTGCCAGGGGGCGATCTCTGCTCCAACTGGGAGGTTCCTTCCCTGAGAAGTGGAGACCCAAAAGAGATCCTGGGGTTGGACCAGCAAGAAGACAGCATGGGGACCCTGGGGAACCCAGCCCCCACACAGAGAGCAGGAACGCCCAGCAGCCTCTGACCCCTTCTCCCCACGACAGAAGAGTCCATTGGGACTGCGAGCTGCCCCCGGACCTCCTGCCCAATGACCCGGCCCGGAGGCAGCTCTCCAGGCCCTTGGCAG TTCCTTTCTCTTCAGGACCCCAGGATCCCAGGCTGTGTCTGGCCCAGGCCAGAGGCAATCTCTCAGCATCTCTCTGGGAGCCTGGCTCTCTCCTCCCATCCTGCCTGCTGGGATATAGAGCTCCTGGCTCCCAGAAAGAGGAGcccag GCTCAGTCACAGAAAGGGGCTTAAAAAAGAGCAGGAGACCCCAGGGGACCCCAAGCCTTGGAAATGGAGCAAGAAATTGGAAAGCATGAAG GATGGAGGCCCTAGCCAGCTTGGAGTTATGGGGGCCACCAACACTAAGCTCAAAGAAGTGCAGGCAGATTCTGGTAAAAGTGGGAGACCACAGCAGCTGATACCCCAGACTCCAGCCAGTGTGGACACCCCCAGGCCCGG GAGCCCTGGATTGGGGCTGCCGCTCCTGGGGGCCCTGATAGAAGTTGCCCGCCGCCGCCTCTGGGATGTGGATCGGGAAGCTGAAGCCCTTCTGGAGGCTGTCCGGGAGCTGCAGAGGAACAGGGTTGGTGCGGGTACCTGGGGGGCcctaggagagaaaggaaagccaTGCTCGGGGAGCTGCAACCACAATGAGGCAGTGCTGCAGCGGCAGAGCTGCCCGGGCACCTGGCTCTGTGGCCTTCCCCATCCGCCCGAAGGCCCTGAAATGCCCTCCTAG
- the LOC122728875 gene encoding trithorax group protein osa-like isoform X2: MLRPGGWCLHTQGLGELRIAARRTCPHGPSRVFCPPLGCKLWGRNEPRQASCVTAWGTSKAAQAKGGWGSRAATPATDSSCPCVESALWLTRLERPSCPADWPDQAKDVPLGDPGPSCFQDEYVWRLSQLLGSVPPSQEELSPCGSESICTEDFEAYFQEAMVEATPPSGARTGSPESLGGHISRVSQGPPPQPLSSRKHQQPPEEKGAPSQESSQALPEDPSPRLGPAALGTARGRSLLQLGGSFPEKWRPKRDPGVGPARRQHGDPGEPSPHTESRNAQQPLTPSPHDRRVHWDCELPPDLLPNDPARRQLSRPLAVPFSSGPQDPRLCLAQARGNLSASLWEPGSLLPSCLLGYRAPGSQKEEPRLSHRKGLKKEQETPGDPKPWKWSKKLESMKEPWIGAAAPGGPDRSCPPPPLGCGSGS; this comes from the exons ATGCTCAGACCTGGAGGCTGGTGTCTGCACACCCAGGGCCTAGGAGAGCTCAGAATAGCAGCCAGGAGAACATGTCCACACGGCCCTTCTCGTGTCTTCTGCCCTCCCCTCGGATGCAAACTGTGGGGCAGAAATGAGCCACGACAAGCAAGCTGTGTGACAGCCTGGGGGACCAGCAAAGCAGCCCAGGCAAAGGGCGGATGGGGCAGCCGGGCTGCAACACCCGCAACGGATTCCTCCTGCCCCTGTGTAGAGTCTGCTTTATGGCTGACGCGTCTGGAGCGGCCATCTTGCCCTG CTGACTGGCCTGACCAAGCCAAGGATGTCCCACTGGGGGATCCTGGCCCATCCTGCTTCCAAGATGAATATGTCTGGAGGCTGAGCCAGCTCTTGGGCTCAGTGCCTCCCAGTCAAGAAGAGCTTAGTCCCTGCGGCTCAGAATCCATCTGTACAGAAGACTTCGAAGCCTACTTCCAGGAGGCCATGGTGGAGGCTACGCCACCTTCAGGGGCCCGCACCGGGAGCCCTGAGTCCTTGGGGGGCCACATCTCCCGGGTCAGCCAGGGgcctcctccccagcccctcaGCTCCAGGAAGCACCAGCAGCCCCCCGAGGAGAAGGGAGCTCCTAGCCAGGAAAGCTCCCAGGCACTCCCAGAGGACCCCAGCCCCAGGTTGGGCCCAGCAGCACTGGGCACTGCCAGGGGGCGATCTCTGCTCCAACTGGGAGGTTCCTTCCCTGAGAAGTGGAGACCCAAAAGAGATCCTGGGGTTGGACCAGCAAGAAGACAGCATGGGGACCCTGGGGAACCCAGCCCCCACACAGAGAGCAGGAACGCCCAGCAGCCTCTGACCCCTTCTCCCCACGACAGAAGAGTCCATTGGGACTGCGAGCTGCCCCCGGACCTCCTGCCCAATGACCCGGCCCGGAGGCAGCTCTCCAGGCCCTTGGCAG TTCCTTTCTCTTCAGGACCCCAGGATCCCAGGCTGTGTCTGGCCCAGGCCAGAGGCAATCTCTCAGCATCTCTCTGGGAGCCTGGCTCTCTCCTCCCATCCTGCCTGCTGGGATATAGAGCTCCTGGCTCCCAGAAAGAGGAGcccag GCTCAGTCACAGAAAGGGGCTTAAAAAAGAGCAGGAGACCCCAGGGGACCCCAAGCCTTGGAAATGGAGCAAGAAATTGGAAAGCATGAAG GAGCCCTGGATTGGGGCTGCCGCTCCTGGGGGCCCTGATAGAAGTTGCCCGCCGCCGCCTCTGGGATGTGGATCGGGAAGCTGA